One genomic segment of Synechocystis sp. LKSZ1 includes these proteins:
- a CDS encoding FAD-dependent oxidoreductase — MLALRLQGLKLSILALSAVFWPTWPSIASSSFSRPAEQVVDCDILIVGAGLSGVAAAYEGLLAGKTVCLTEITDWVGGQISAQGTSALDEQPTQAQKLFYSRGYLDFRRRIQEIYNARHPGDCWVSQSCFLPQDGHHVLWEELQQAAKDGKGQLQWFPNTVIKSLNLQPQGSGQQIASAIAIQHRPAKQAPPLNTLPLSQTIEDSYRTENSALFDKTIIQFQPKAPQTKPAPWYVIEATETGEIIALADVPYRLGIDPRSYLEPSASSTTPDPYCTQGFTYTFAMEQTAEPQPQTMPPFYPQYEPYYSYEAARFANPDLLFTYRQIWSPQRGERQQFKGLGYYQPLPGNISMQNWTWGNDYRPGTAQDNFIYTRDQLLKSGQLAPGGWLGGLRTDALRKGEEHALAYYYWFVAGTTDSQLGPGVKKPAPNHRFLQGLESPMGTAHGLSKYPYIRESRRIIGRPSFYYPQGFTINEIDISRRDYGEDYYRQTLSPSDYRQLQAALAGLEGFKVLEGSLAPEAVQRRKRSTLYPDSVGIGFYAIDFHPCMTESPPEKPGNKEREGERQGGSRSYPFQIPLRALIPQQIDNLLVTGKSIAVSHIAAAAYRVHSFEWSAGAAAGTVAVFALDQQILPYQLVQEPLMGQAKLPALRRLLEENGNPTAFPDTSIFNNTWDQWR; from the coding sequence ATGCTTGCTCTCCGTCTCCAGGGCCTGAAGCTCTCGATCCTGGCCCTTAGCGCTGTGTTTTGGCCAACCTGGCCCAGTATTGCTTCCAGCAGTTTCTCCCGGCCAGCGGAACAGGTCGTGGACTGTGACATCCTGATCGTCGGTGCAGGCCTATCGGGAGTGGCCGCCGCCTACGAGGGCCTGTTGGCCGGTAAAACGGTGTGTCTGACGGAAATTACCGATTGGGTCGGGGGCCAGATTTCAGCCCAAGGAACGTCGGCCCTGGATGAACAACCAACCCAGGCCCAAAAGTTGTTTTATTCTCGCGGCTATCTCGATTTCCGTCGTCGCATCCAGGAAATTTACAATGCTCGACATCCCGGCGATTGTTGGGTGAGTCAATCCTGCTTTTTACCTCAGGATGGCCACCACGTCCTCTGGGAAGAACTGCAACAGGCGGCGAAAGACGGCAAGGGCCAACTGCAATGGTTCCCCAACACCGTCATCAAATCCTTGAATCTACAACCCCAAGGGTCTGGCCAGCAAATTGCTTCGGCCATTGCCATTCAGCACCGTCCCGCAAAACAGGCCCCGCCCCTCAACACCCTGCCCCTCTCCCAGACCATTGAGGACAGTTACCGCACCGAAAATTCGGCCCTGTTCGATAAAACCATTATTCAGTTCCAGCCCAAGGCCCCTCAGACAAAGCCGGCCCCCTGGTACGTTATTGAAGCCACGGAAACCGGAGAAATCATTGCCCTAGCGGATGTGCCCTATCGCCTGGGAATTGACCCCCGTTCCTACCTGGAACCCTCGGCCTCTAGCACTACGCCAGACCCCTACTGCACCCAAGGCTTTACCTATACCTTTGCCATGGAGCAGACGGCGGAACCCCAACCCCAGACCATGCCGCCCTTCTATCCCCAGTACGAACCCTACTACAGCTATGAAGCAGCCCGCTTTGCCAATCCCGATCTACTGTTTACCTACCGTCAGATCTGGAGTCCCCAACGGGGTGAACGACAACAATTTAAGGGCCTTGGCTACTATCAGCCCCTACCGGGGAATATTTCTATGCAAAATTGGACCTGGGGTAATGACTACCGACCGGGGACGGCCCAGGACAACTTCATCTACACCCGAGACCAATTGCTCAAGAGCGGTCAACTCGCCCCCGGCGGCTGGCTAGGAGGCCTACGAACCGATGCTCTCCGCAAAGGGGAAGAACACGCCCTGGCCTACTACTATTGGTTTGTGGCGGGCACGACGGATTCCCAACTGGGGCCGGGGGTCAAAAAACCGGCTCCTAACCATCGTTTTCTGCAAGGCCTGGAGTCTCCCATGGGAACGGCCCATGGCCTGTCAAAGTATCCCTACATCCGCGAATCCCGCCGTATTATCGGCCGGCCCTCGTTTTACTATCCCCAGGGCTTTACCATCAACGAAATTGATATTTCCCGCCGCGACTACGGGGAAGACTACTACCGTCAAACCCTTTCCCCCAGCGATTACCGGCAACTCCAGGCGGCCTTGGCTGGTTTAGAGGGCTTTAAAGTCCTAGAGGGCAGTCTGGCCCCAGAGGCCGTCCAACGCCGCAAACGCTCCACCCTTTACCCGGATTCCGTGGGTATTGGTTTCTATGCCATCGACTTCCATCCCTGCATGACAGAATCTCCCCCAGAAAAACCCGGCAATAAAGAACGGGAAGGTGAGCGCCAGGGCGGTAGTCGTTCCTATCCCTTCCAAATCCCCCTACGGGCCCTGATTCCCCAGCAAATTGATAATCTTCTGGTTACGGGAAAAAGTATTGCGGTCAGTCATATTGCTGCTGCCGCCTATCGGGTGCATTCCTTTGAATGGTCAGCCGGAGCCGCCGCTGGTACCGTTGCCGTATTTGCCCTCGACCAGCAAATTTTGCCCTACCAATTAGTGCAGGAACCTCTGATGGGCCAGGCCAAGTTGCCGGCCCTCCGTCGTTTGCTAGAGGAAAATGGCAACCCCACGGCCTTTCCCGATACTTCGATCTTTAACAACACCTGGGACCAGTGGCGCTAG